The Phalacrocorax aristotelis chromosome 2, bGulAri2.1, whole genome shotgun sequence region acttggtttttttggggggagggcaTCCCCAAAATGCTGAAGATGCAGAAGTGACAGACAGTTAACACTAGAGAaggtccttaaaaaaaattacatatatatgtaaataaaaataaatcaaagtcacttttcttccaaagctgGATTATTGAAATAATCCTGAGGCTAGTGATAAGAAGAGGTGTTTCCTCAGCAGGTCTGTCCGTCTGCCCCCTGCCCCAATGCCCAACCCCACCACTTCATCCTAAGGTCCGCTCCAACCAGCCAACTGCTCACAACAGAATAAGATCAGTGGCAAAGGGGGAAGCACAAGATACCTGAACAAGCAGAGCTGTCGAGGAATACTGAAAGATGTTAGGCTGAAGCCATCAGCGTAACATCTGAGTACCCCCGCTGGGCTATCATCTCTATTTTGGCTATCAAACAGCGATGGCTGTGAGATGACAGATGTTTCCTGTGCAGGAGCATCAGGCTCCAAGCAGCATACAGCAGAGATATCCCTGACCACAGATACTGATACTGTACCGCAGCACAGGACGCCATATCACTGTCACTGTCCTACTCACAGTGCCCGACCTCCGCAACCACACCGACAAGAGCCATTATTCAGCACATTACTGTAAAAGGACAGAGCTCTCGGCACTGTCAGAGATAACGGTTCATCAgcacctcccctccccacaaTATCCCTTTTGCAGAAGTCCAAGAGTCCCCTGCCCCTATTCATTTCCAGCTGGAAGTTTGAATagaaaccagagagaaaaagttAGTTTCCCTATGCCATAAACTAAATGCCCCAGCTGGGACAGATTTCACATGTGGAGAGGAAAGGGTGAGAGTTCTTTTCAAAACCCTTATTGCATTCTTACATTTCTGTATCAAGCAGAAAGTTTAGCAAGAAAGACATCTGAGCACTGTTGCCTGATTACCTTactccaaaaaaataaaatacatctctCAGCTTCTGAGCCATTAACACCAGAAGCACCTTCCCACTTGACCACACCAAACAGACATTGTTCCATGCCCACTAGCTCAGTGAAATCAGGGGCCTGTCTGGAACAGGGAGAGCACAGCCTCCCCACATCTTGCACCCCCAAGGATGAGCGGTCCCTCCAGCTCAGCAGATGTCCCATGACTGCTCATTAACAAGTGGTGTCACCCTGGCAGGAAGAGCCGTGGCATTCCATGTTTGTTATACAGCCCAAACCATCCTGACTGTGCTCTCAAGCCTTTTTGATTTGAGGAGCTGATCTGAGGGAGAACAGACTGCAGCTCTAACGCTGATGTTAAGGAGGCTAGCCCCCAAAAAAGACTTTCTGGAGAAGAGGCACTGGCAGGTCTCACCTTGGCAGCCCTAACAGAGGCGGATGTATCACTGCATCCTGCCTCCCAAAGTGGCAGTAAGATGCTCTGGGAAACACCATAAGAAACAGGGTACATACAGAGCAGCCCTTCCCCTGCTATTTGCCCCCAGCTTCTGGACAGAAAGAGTCCTCTGTGACTTGTTCAAAAGGCTCTTGAGAGAGAAACAATCTTTGACCAACCATTAACAGGCTCAGCGTGACTGACTGTAGCACCTCAGTCTTCCCCCCACGGATGTGTGTAGACACATACCTCCTCAGGAGGTCTACCACCTTTCAGTGACTACAGCGGCTTTACCAAGGGTCAGTCACTACACTCCCAGCATTATGACTCAACCAGGGTTCCATGCAAGAAGTGAGAAACATTTAATAATCCTGGGAAGGAGCGAGTCCCACTAGGATCACAACAGGACTCTAGAGTGCCCAAACCCCAAAGGAATTAACCTACAGTCCTGTGTAGAGCTGGGCCTACAGGTCAGGTGCTGCCTCTTACCTGTTCTCCAGCAGCGTCATGCACACGACCTCCCGCACACCTGGGTTGTTGGCTTTCTCAATGGAGCAGCTTCGCAGGTTCCAGGTAGCCACCCTCAGGACAGGTCTGCCATCTCTCACCCCCCCGAACATCTCCACAGAGGGGCGAGTGGATATGATCTGAGTTGGACCCCCAGGAGGAAAGTCCAAGTCTTCACTCTGGAGGCTCAGAGAAGTGGGGCTGGGGTGAGGCTTGGCAGTGAAGTTGAGGCCACCATTGGTGTTCGTCGAAGGGGGCCGGGACCGCTCCGCAAAAATCTGATGCCTGATTTTGTCCAGAAAGGAGGAATTGATGCAGTCCATCCTCACCAGGTCCTCTATACTTTTAAAGGGGCCGTGCTCTTTACGGTAGTCCACGATGCTGTTGGCGATCTTCTCGGTGATGCCACGGATGCTCatgagctgggctggggtggcGGTGTTAATGTTGATCTTGGTGGCAGAGAGGTGGTGCTCAGAGGCCGGGTCCTTGCGCAGGGAGCTGGGCGAGTGCTGCGCCGAGCTGCCCTTGCTGCTCACGCAGATCTCAAACTTCACCTGCTCCAACTTGGCCGCCCCCACCCCACTCACCAGCGCCAGGTCCTCCACTTTCTTGAAGCCACCGATGTACTCCCGGTACTCCACGATGTTCTGCGCCACCACCCGGGTGACCCCGGGGAGGGTCATCAGCTCCTCCTCCGTGGCCGTGTTGATGTTGAGCCTCTCCTGGTTGACGAGGATGTTGCTGAAGTTGCACGCCGCGCTGAACTTGCGGCTGTGGCACAGGTCCGCCGGGTCGCGGGGGATGGAGCGgtggcagcccaggctgcccccCATCTCACTGCCTCCGCGGGCCGCCGGGGGAGCGGGCGAGGGGCGCTGCCGGGGCTGCCCACCCGCGACTCATGGGCCCCCCGCGGGGAGGCCGCCTCTGCGCCAGGGGACGGACTGACGGACGGCGGCGGGGCACCCTGCGGACAGACCCAACGCAACACGTTTGATCAGGCGGACCCCGGCGCCCCCGCGGAGGGGCCCCCGcgcccttccccttccccctcctcgcCCTCCACCGGGAGCGCCGCCGCTCCCTCGGCGCCGgaggtgccgccgccgccgccgccgctgcccgcccggccccggccccggccccggccccggccccaccgTTCCGCTGCCGCTCCCGGCGGCTCCTGCCGCTGCCCGACGCCCCGCCGGCGGTAGTAGTAGCTCCGCGGGAGCTCCCGCCCCCTCGGCCGGGCGAGGCGGggccgggcgccgccgccgccgcctcccggggCGTGACCGGCGCGGCTGCCGCCGGcaggggcggcgcggggggcgggggggcggccgcccccgcGGGGCTCCGTCCGGGATCGCGGCCCCGGCTCCGTCCCCGAGGGCCCGCACGGGAGgggggaggatgaggaggggtGAGCTCCTCCTGCCCCGCACGGCCGCTCGGCCCCGAAAGGTGGGGTCGGGCTCGCAGGGCCCAGGGGGACCCAAAATGGCCCTACTGCTGTCACCTTGCCGTTAAGGGCGGGCTTTGCTCTTCCTCCAGGTGAATGGGGCGCCGGGGTCGCCGGTGCTCAGACGCTCTCTGCAACGTGCCCATCCCTGAAGTTCCTTGGGCTCGCCTCTCCGCAGCTGGCAGGGCATAACTCTGTTTTCAAACCTCAGGAAAGCCTCATCAGTCATatctgctggcttttttttttttgttcttacttTCGCAGGTACTATGCTTTCATACACCTGAGtaaagtctgcttttttttttttcccacatctCAAGCAACCGTGCGAGTGCTTGACAAACCAAAACTCCCCACAGAATGATGCTTTTGCACATATTAGATCTGCATACTAGGTCTGCCTCAGCTAATGGCCCCTGGTCTACTGCATGCCTTGGCTTTCCCTGAGACAGAGTACCACCGTTCTGCACCAACACTCATTCTGTATCGTTTGTGTGCCCGAGCTGGCTCTAGCATAGTTCGCTCGTGGCcggagagctgcagcagcccaccGGCGTTCGTGTTGGTAAAGCCACCAAAGTATTTACCCAGCTTCTAATGCATGGAGTCCCACGCTGCACTGTCTGCAACATTTTCTGTAGCCAAATTAGCTCATTTAAAACTAGCTTGACTGTGCCCACACAGGAGTGACTGCAATGTCAATGCATCCGAAATATAATCAGTGGGTGTAGTTgaaaggaagggggaggaaaacgGAAAGAAAGAGCAACGTATGCTTGCAAATGCCAGCTACACACCCTGATGCTGCCTGATGCTGACAGTatacatatatttcttttagaTGGACAGAATACAGTGCACATATATTTTCAACATCAAGGCTCCTGGTTGCCCCTTTAACGAAAATTAAACAGCCTGTAATAGTGGCTTACGCATGTATTTTTCATGGCAAGTTAATGGAAACTATTTGGGTTCACCTGATATAAAAGGTTGAATTTGTTCAGCTTCTTGGGGAATGGCAAGGAGAATGCAAAGTGTATAAGGGAGTGCAGGCTCCACTGGGCTTCCAGACGGCACTGGGGCACTGCTGCTTTAACGTTGGCACTAGCTGTTCTGCTGCGGATCGcacatttctcttctgttcGCCTGAGCAGTAGAGTTAGCTAATTATCATTACGGGAATGGGTCCTGGCTGCATTAGGGTATTGGCTCTCTGCTGACTGTCAGAGTGGAGAAAAGGCTCGCTTAGGTGATTAAATGCTTCCAGGACTACTGGAAAGTGCTCTGTGCACTGCGATAACAGCGGCCAACGCAGCAGAAGTCATGCTAGGCCTAATCCTGCCGGGATGATACCAGCGCAGAGCTGGGAACAATTAACCGTTGAAATGAGTATTCTTTGTGAGGCAATATTATTACGGTAATGGCTCCACAAGCTGTTATCTCAATGGAGAACATACTCTTCTGCTTTCTACAGCAGGTTTTTTCGAATTGATCCAGGCTCATTGAATAAGTTTTGAAGCTGAAGAGCACCAAAACCTGTCTAAGGCATCATCTACGTTGCAGGCAGCACTAGGTTTTCAGAGAATTTCAGAGAGTTTCAGAGTGTTTCAGAGAGAAGGCAGGAGCATCtccagaacaaaaataacattaaatgtCCCTCCTGTCCAGCACTTTTATTGTCAGCAGCTACTCTACATTTTTTGAACCTGCAGCACCAAGATAACTTGCAAGGGTGGATGCAGCTGAGGCAGTGTAACTGAGAGGGATGCAATGGGTGTCCTATCACCTAATCCAGAATATGGCCCATGCTAATGGGCAGTACAGGGGACAGAAGGGGGGTTATCACTCCATTAGCACCTTACCCTTATTTTTTTGTCAACACTATGAAAACGACAGTTGCAGGGACCTTACTAAGCTCTGAGTCAACTTTTGACACATCTTGGTATTTTGGGGAAGTGCCAGAAGATGTGAAAAGGTACAGATTTAGTTTATAATTTaaaaggttaagaaaaaaaagagtcgACTGGCTTGACATCAGTGTTAGGCAATCCATTAACATGAGAAAGCTAAAAACGGGGTGCAGTCAGTAAATGATTGAAAAAACAATGGTGAAATTATTGACAGCCAGTGTAAGCAACAGAAGATAAATCTTGTGAAACCCAGGTAGATACTAGATTTTATCTTCGATCCAATCCCAAGCTCAGTCTATTTAAATTTATTGAAGAAGTGATTGATTGTGGTCTGCTGATAGGCGCTGGCTGGCAGGTAGCCTGCCCGGGCTGCTCGGCACCTGTCATGGCAAGTGGCCACAGATCTGGGATTCCTGGATCTCCTTCAGTGCCAACAGGTTAGAGGGCTCCAAGACACCCTGGGTGGCTTATTCCTCAGGATCTGCAGCTCGCTGCTTACCAAGCAgctggctgcctgccagggCAGCCTCTCAGCAGAGGCAAAACTGAGTTTTGCTGCTTTGAGGATGCAAATCAGGGGAGGACCTCACAGGGCCAGGCAGGCTTTGGCaatgaggggagaggggaggacaCCTGCAAGAGGCCCTCAGGATCAGCCATCACCCATCACTCAGAACATTTTCATGTATTACTGGATAGTGTTGCAAAGCAGGCAGCAAGGGAGCAATGGTTTTATCACTGCCCAGCAGCCATTTGTTGATCTTGGGCTTGCTTTGCCATTCTCTAGAGCCCTCCTAGGCTGACAAGCTCACACCCTGTCCACACAAGCAGCCAGTGAAACAGGTTCCTGGGCAGCCAAGTGGCACTGGGGCAAGTAGCTGGCCATGTGGGAGACCTAGGTGTAGGGTAGTGTCATCTGCTTGCCAGCTCTGGAGGTCTCAAACTCCTCTTCCCTGCAGGAATTGTTCAaagtggaaagaagaaaactaaacTTCTTCCATAGGAAGGAGGTTCTCCAACACTCAAAGCTTTTAAATGCAATGTTTAAGGAAGATACAGAATTGCTTGAACTCATAATGATGGGGTGGATGCAGATACAGCTGAGCAATGTCTTTTGACTTAAGTCAGGCAAAGAATCAACCTAGAGGGCACTATATTTTAAAGGCTTAACTTCTCAACATTTTAAGatggtcttaaaaaaaaatctattaatctATTTTCAGATTTCCCAACATGCATCGTCTATACTGCAGAGACTCTAAACAAATAAACTCTGTTTCATGACAAGGGCTAGAAGGAGCCAGGAGATGTTGCTCAACAGAATACCAGAGAGTTTGCCTTCAGTTTGCCTTGGCAGTTGCAGCTCCTACCAGCCCCCCATGTAGCAGCAGTGCCTTTTCCAGCTCTCGCTTACATGGCCTTTGGGAGCTGGCAGCTTGGCGCTGAGGAGCAGCCACCCTCCTAGGGACTAGGTTTTCAGACCTGCCGCGCTGGGCTCTTAACGGGCAAAGACTTGAAAAGGCAGCTGATTAACTGCATTgcctatatttttatttaaaggagctattaaaataattgttttccttctgagatGACATCTTCAGTAACACTTGTAACAGATGCCTGAGGCAGAAGACAGACAGTGTTTTTCCAAAGACAAGTAATAACAAGTAGGAGTTAGAAATTTCATGAGCGGTTGGACTTACAAAGTCTGATTTCTGATGGCTCTTTCCTTTGTTGATTTTCTGGcatataataataacaacactGAGTATCCATTAGTCTCTCAGTGGCGTCACTAATTTGGATGTCTGTGTTCTATGTAGCCATCAATTTTTGTGGCACTCAGGAGCTCTGTATTTTTTGAGACATTTAACTTCTCTGTCAAATTTGCTTGAAATTAGCTCACACATTAATAAAATCACTGGGCAGGGGATGAtgagcagaagagcagagaataCAATCACGTGAGTTTTTTCTTAGGAATCCAATGTCTATGGTGTGAGTTGTTTTTCCTATGAGGCATTTTATATGGCTGCCAAACTTGTTGCAAAAAGATTAAGTGATGTCACCAGTGCTGGGTTGCCAAGTTACGAGTGTCACATCCTACAGAGAAATACAGTCAGAAGGGTGAGCAGAAGTGACTCATCCTTATACCCTGATACGGGCTTCTTTTTGGTTGGTGTTGGGTCTGAGACCCAGACatctccctcccacaggagatcCCAACCACTGGCCCACCATTCTCTCTTGTCAGTGTGTGTGGGACAGCTCATCCTGGAGGGAAATGAGAGGAGCTCATGCTAGAGAGGACATTCCCCAGCAGATCTTTAGATGTGGTTTCCAGTTTCTGTAGACAGCAGGGGAATTTGATTGCCATCCTCTACATCTGAGGTGACACTGTTCATTACTCAGATATTCCATGGGTTGCAGGGCcagaaaggaatttaaaaatctCGTCCTTCCTTCATCCCAGGTAGAGTCACCAAGGCCATGCTTACAGAAGCTTGCCTGCTCTGGGCCTCCAATGCTGGCACCTCCTGAACTTCCCAGATGAGAGACGTGGGACATAGTGGACCTGTGTCACAACTAATGTTTTCTCTGAGGCCAAGTCTGTCAAGACTCTTCTAAAAATGCCCACAAAACCACTGTGTTGTGATTTTGGCAGGGGAGAAAGTCAGAATTTGTGACTTGTGAGCTAGGTGTCTAAGCTCTCACCCTGGGCAAGCTTTCAGTGGTTCCACCCAGAAGCAAGCATCAAGTGGATTTTTGTGAAAAAGATATGGGCAATGAGATTTTAGGCACCTCAAGAGCCAagcaagaggaaagggaaagtaAGCCAGCGTGCTGGAAAGGGGTGGTCAGTAGAGCGTCCAGCCATTTACACAGCACTTTGGTTATCAACCGTTGGACAGCCAGCCTCTCAAACATTGCCTCTCATATAGACCTCTTACCCTTCAAATGTCTTTAGGTGATGCCTCTTGGTGGCAGATAGGGATTGGAAATGCAAGCAAGTCAGCTCGCTAATTTATACCAAACCATGGGCTTCACAAGGAGTATAAGTTTCTCATTAGTCCTTTCtaaacatttgcatttcaaaagcagtatAACTTGTTCATGTTTAGTGCCAGAAATAATGATAAATATTGAGACCTATCCTCTGATCATTCTGTTGGTTCACTGAATAAATTAGTATTTTGGACATTTGTCTTTATACCTTACCTGTAGGTACTACATTACCTCCTACTACATCAAGAGTTAAAACGTAATTGTCTTGTtaacaaattttaaagaaatgttaaaaaaattccatgttTACTTTTGGCTTTTCAAAGAGTTTTATGAACATTAATAAGTTAACTCAAACAGACAGCTTTTTAACTCAAAGTGATTCTGCAGTTACTGTAGCAGCCAATACAATTCTGCTCAGACTTAAATATGATTTATAACTTCTCGATTTGGGGGTTtctgcttttgggtttttttgtataaaAACTTAAGAACTCAGTCTCCAGTCATCATTCACATGAACAGCTGTGCTTCAGACCCTGGAATtattcagagaaacaaaacctggaCTCTTAGTTCTAATTTTCTCAGACATAAGGAGAGGTCAGTCAGGCCTTCATGTTTACTTGTGCTAAGATCCATTTGTTTCCTGTCTCTGCCTCTTCACGTGTAAACTTCTGTttgttaagaagaaaataaaccacaaagGAGTCAAATTTCCCCCTAGGCCCAAATTCTCAGGGGAGATCTGCAGAGGACAGAGCCTCAGTATAAAGCCATATCTCAGCTTAGGCTCAGGTCATCAGTTTATGAAacagtaaatgtttttttcaagaCTTTTCACACAAAACATAGCATCTTGTGTAAGTTAGCATCTCTGCACTACTGTCTTGTAAAAATCTGTCTCTCACATTTCAAGTCCTGCACCAACAATTAAAATGGTTTCATGACCTCAACCACTCCCAGCAGACTTTGAACTTCTCTGAGGAACCTCCCTGACAAGTGACACCCAGCTGCCTGATCATTACAACACCTTCTGTGAAGGTTTGATCCAATTCccaaaaaggcagaggaaggataCCCAGAATGATTCAAAAAGGTGCTCTGCTGATTTACATGAGCAGTCGGACCTGTGCTATTGATGGAGTTGAACCATGTGGTTCTCCATCGGAAAGGCAGGCTTGTTCAAATTACAGCATAAAGgaggcaggaaagcaggacaGTATAGAGGCCTCCCTCTAGAACCAGGTCCTGTAGGATGGCTGCTTTGATAAGACTTGTGAGCTCAGGTCAGCAACATCTGGAGAATT contains the following coding sequences:
- the EEPD1 gene encoding endonuclease/exonuclease/phosphatase family domain-containing protein 1, producing the protein MGGSLGCHRSIPRDPADLCHSRKFSAACNFSNILVNQERLNINTATEEELMTLPGVTRVVAQNIVEYREYIGGFKKVEDLALVSGVGAAKLEQVKFEICVSSKGSSAQHSPSSLRKDPASEHHLSATKININTATPAQLMSIRGITEKIANSIVDYRKEHGPFKSIEDLVRMDCINSSFLDKIRHQIFAERSRPPSTNTNGGLNFTAKPHPSPTSLSLQSEDLDFPPGGPTQIISTRPSVEMFGGVRDGRPVLRVATWNLRSCSIEKANNPGVREVVCMTLLENSIKLLAVQELVDREALEKFAMELNQPTLPNIRKWKGPRGCWKGVVSEKPSGQLHKGVEYSGFLWDTTAGIELKDASSQESAQTNGNGKNSYPHPYLAHFKVGMNDLMLVNLHLALSPSSGENTGKNHDSHKLAAFAQTLQETLKGEKDVIILGDFNQAPDSSDHDILRKEKFHHLVPSSTFTNISTKNPQGSKSLDNIWISRSLKKVFTGHWAVVREGLTNPWIPDNWSWGGVASDHCPVLAEFYLEKDWNRKEVTRNGNGVTVERNDSHTKHER